The proteins below come from a single Candidatus Binatia bacterium genomic window:
- a CDS encoding ThiF family adenylyltransferase, which yields MIDRSRLTFLGNGLNRLASAVVSVVGGGGGGSHIAQQLAHLAVGTVAIIDPDVIATSNVNRLPCCSYSDVGRSKAAVLAERLAGLGGRVVPVIDRAESDAGRRWLKRSDVVIGAVDGIRARSNLERICRSAIVPYIDIGLGIDVTDDGTVRAIGGQIATSFVNGPCLRCLEIVTEAALTDDREEYIVGAPDQQVISMNGVLASQAVNHVLAVLCQYAPGFAVPAILRYDGLLYRMLPDAGETHGTCPHFDLESAGWSVVLPTRKAAP from the coding sequence GTGATCGACCGTAGCCGCCTGACATTTTTAGGAAATGGGCTCAACAGGCTCGCTAGTGCCGTCGTCTCCGTCGTGGGCGGGGGCGGCGGCGGATCACATATTGCGCAGCAACTAGCGCATCTTGCCGTTGGTACAGTAGCTATTATCGACCCGGACGTCATTGCGACCTCTAATGTTAATCGATTGCCCTGCTGTAGTTATTCCGATGTTGGCCGATCTAAAGCAGCGGTGCTTGCTGAACGGCTCGCTGGCCTTGGGGGTCGCGTCGTTCCCGTTATTGATCGAGCAGAAAGTGATGCCGGGCGACGATGGCTCAAACGCAGTGATGTCGTCATCGGCGCCGTCGACGGAATTCGCGCACGGTCAAATCTGGAACGAATCTGCCGTAGTGCAATCGTGCCGTACATAGACATCGGCTTGGGAATCGACGTTACCGACGACGGCACGGTACGTGCCATCGGTGGTCAAATCGCCACGTCTTTTGTAAATGGCCCATGCCTCCGCTGTTTGGAGATCGTCACGGAAGCGGCCTTGACGGACGACCGCGAAGAATATATCGTGGGTGCACCGGACCAACAAGTCATCTCGATGAACGGCGTGCTCGCTTCCCAGGCTGTTAATCACGTGCTCGCGGTCCTTTGTCAATACGCCCCCGGTTTTGCAGTCCCAGCCATCTTGAGGTATGATGGGCTCCTCTACCGTATGCTACCGGACGCAGGAGAAACACACGGCACCTGCCCACATTTCGACCTAGAGTCTGCTGGTTGGAGCGTCGTGCTACCAACGCGAAAGGCGGCGCCATGA
- a CDS encoding transposase — protein MRKSRFTEAQIVGILRELDAGVTATELGRKHGIHGNTIRLWKDRYGGLDASDLVRLKQLEDENRRKDRIIARLSLEVDAMKELVEKNGWGPRSVKKR, from the coding sequence ATGCGAAAGAGCCGATTCACCGAGGCCCAGATCGTGGGGATTCTGCGCGAACTCGATGCCGGCGTGACGGCGACTGAGCTCGGGCGCAAGCACGGTATCCACGGCAACACGATCCGCCTCTGGAAAGATCGCTATGGCGGCCTCGACGCTAGCGATCTTGTACGGTTGAAGCAGCTTGAGGACGAGAACCGGCGCAAAGACCGGATCATTGCTCGCCTCTCGCTGGAGGTCGACGCGATGAAAGAGCTGGTCGAAAAAAACGGCTGGGGCCCTCGCAGCGTCAAGAAGCGGTGA